AGGCGGATTCCCAGCATGAGGGTCGCCCGGTGGGCTCACCCGAGCCGGTCGCTACCCACTCCGTTCAGGCCGCGGACGAGGACGGTCCCGATATATTGTCCAGGTGAAGATTCGATACGTAACCGCTCTTGCACTCGGCTCCCTGCTGGTTCTGACGGGCTGCGCCGCTCAGGCGCCGCAGCGCCCCGCAGATCCAGACGGGGCTACCGATGCCGTCGCCGCTTCCGAGGGCGATGCGACCTCCGGGGCATCCGCCCTGGCATCGATCACCAGTTGCGACCAGGTCGCAGATGCCGTCGCCCCGTTCATCGAGAACCTCGTTCCCATGGAAGACAACGCCGTCGACGAGTGGGGTGTGACCTGCTCGTGGGAGGCTGCGGAAGACGAGACCGACTTCGCCAACAACCGTTCCGTCGAGGTGGGCATCGCTCCCAACGAGTCCGGCACGCCGATGCCAGATCCGTCGCTCGTCACGGCGATGGACGGCGGGGCGCTCATCGAAGACGCCTGGGTGTCCGACAACGACGGCGTCGCCTTCTCGCTGACCATGGGCATCGCCGTCGCCGGGGTTACCGCGACGACGGTCTGGTTCCCCGGCTTCCAGGCGAACATCACCGGCGGCACCTGGGGCGACTACCCGGCGCTGGACGGCCCCGCCGCCGTCCAGATCGTGAAGACCCTGCTCCCGAACCCCTAGTCCGCGAGTGTGCCCCTCCACTGTCAGAGGGGCACACTCCGCATCATTGTCAGCTGCTGCGGCGGATCGCCCGCACGCCGACGATGAGGCCCACGGCCGCGACCGCCACTGCCGCGAGCCATCCCCACAGCACCGTGATGTCGGCGAGGTCTCCTGCGAACAGTGCGCGTTCGGCCTGCACGATCCAGTTGACCGGATTGACGGCGGCGACTCCGCGCATCCACTCAGGCGCGGCGTCCAGAGGCAGCAGCATCCCCGAGAGGATCAGCAAGGGGAAGATCAGCATCTGCTGCACGCCCCAGAACAGCCATTCGCGCTCTTTCGAGGCGATCGCCAGCGCGTAGGACAGTGAGCCGAGCCCGATGCCGAACACCGCCAGCAGCGCCAGGCCGATCACGAGTCCGAGCGGGTTGACCGCGAATCCGAATGTCCAGGCGATCGCCACGATCACGAGTGCCTGGATCACGATCGGCGCGACCTCCTTGAGCGCACGACCCGTGAGCAGCGAGGAGCGGGCGAGAGGGGCGACCAGCGTGCGCTCGTGCGAGCCGGTCATCATCTCGTACTGCAGGTTCGAGCCCGTGGCACCGGTGCCGAAGAGCACGATCATGACGAGCACCCCGGGGACGAACCAGGCGAGGGTCTCCGCGGGCGGCTCTCCTGAGCTTCCGATCAGCAGCGGTCCGAAAAGCCCCAGGAAGACGAGCGGCTGCAGAAGGCTGAAGATCATCGTGAACGGATCGCGCAGCACCGGCTTGAGCTCGCGGGTGAGGACGTTCCTGGTATCGCGCAGCAGGTGCGGACGCACGAGCGTGTCGGGGGTGGTCATGAGCGGACTCCTGTCTCGGTGATGGCAGCGGGGACGGTGATGGTCGTGGCGTCGGATGCCGAATCGACGGGCGCGGCATCGCCGCCCTCGCCCGCCTCCCGCAGCGTGCGTCCAGTGAGGGCGAGGAAGACGTCATCGAGAGTCGGCGGAACGCCGGTCGCGCGAACGACGCGGACATCCGCGGCATCCAGTTCCCGCAGCACGACGGGCAGCAGACGGGCTCCGTCCTGCGCCGTCAGCGACAATGACGTCCCGTCGATCGTGATCTCGCCAGGGGTGAGGCGGCTCACGATGGTGTGTGCGTGCGCGGCCTCCGCCGCATCCGCGAAGCCGAACGTCAGCACGTCGCCGGCGAGCTGCGCCTTCAGCGCTGCGGCGTCGTCGTCGGCGATGATGCGGCCGCGATCCATGACCATGACTCGTTCGGCGTAGCGGTCGGCCTCTTCGAGATAGTGCGTCGTGAGGAACACGGTCGTGCCGTGTTGCGCGCGCAGCGTGAGGATGTGCTCCCACAGGTTGGCGCGGCTCTGCGGGTCGAGGCCTGTCGAGGGCTCGTCGAGGAAGAGCAGGGGAGGAGCGTGCATGAGTCCCAGCGCCACGTCGAGTCGTCGCTTCTGCCCTCCGCTCAACTGCTGCACCGATCGCGTCGCGAACGATCCGAGATCCAGGGACTCGATGAGCTCGTTCGCGCGGCGAATGCTGTCGCGTTTCGACATTCCGTAGAACGCGCCCTGGCTGAGCAGTTCATCTCGCACGCGCTGCGAGAAGCTTCCGCTGGTGAGCTGGCCGACATACCCGATCCGTGCGCGCACGCCCGCAGCATTCGTGCGGATGTCGTGGCCGACAACCCGTGCGGAACCGGACGTCGGCGGGATCAGCGTCGTGAGCATGCGTAGGCTCGTCGACTTCCCGGCGCCGTTCGGGCCCAGGAAGGCGACGAGCTCGCCACGTGCGGCCGTGAAGGTCAGGTCGCTTACCGCGGCGACCTGCGCCTTCTTGACGGTGAAGACCTTGCTCAGGCCTTCGGTCTCGATGATGGGTTCGTGTGTCATGCCGCGAGCGTAGAAAACGATGCGGACAGATCCTGTCCTGGATGCATGAGAATCTTGGAACATGTCCGACACCACGTCACGCGCCCTCGCACTGCTCAACCTGCTGCAGACGCACCGGCACTGGCCGGGCGGTGAGCTGGCCGCACGGCTCGGAGTCACCGAGCGCACGGTGCGCCGCGACGTGGATCGTCTGCGCGAGCTCGGTTACCGCGTCGAGTCGACGCCGGGGTCCGCGGGCGGATACCGGCTCGAAGCCGGCAGCGCGCTGCCGCCCCTTCTGCTGACGGACGATGAAGCCGTCACGATGGCGATCGGTCTGCGGGTGGCGGCGACCCAGCAGTTGTCGGGCGGAGCGGATCTCACGCTCACGGCCCTCGCGAAACTCGAGCAGGTGCTTCCCCCGGCGCTGCGCCAGCGGGTGCACGCGCTCGCCGCATCGATCCAGACAACACCGGGGATGGGGGTGGCGATCACGGTTTCCCCGGCGGTCCTCGGTGAACTTGCCCTCGCGACGCGGGACACCGAGCGCTTGCGCCTCCGCTATGTCGACGCGGAGGGGCGGGAGAGCATCCGCCGGGTCGAGCCGCACGCACTGGCTCCCGCGGGGCGCAAGTGGTTCGTGCTGTGCTGGGACCTCGATCGTGACGACTGGCGCACCTTCCGCGTGGACCGGATCGAGTCGGTCGAGCATACGCGCGTGCTGTTCAGCCGCCACGAGATCAGCGCTGAGGAGGTCGACGAGCTCATCGCCGTCGCGGCATCCTGGACGCCACAGAAGGTCGAAGCCGATGCGGTCATGGAGCTTCCGCTCGCCGAGGTGCAGGCGCAGTTCGGTCCATGGGCGCAGGGCGCGACCGCAGAGGATGTCGGGCACACGCGGTGGCCCTTCGGCGGCGCCGACTGGCGGGAGGCGATGTACGGGATGCTCTGGATCCCCGAGGGCGTGGAGTACACGACGACATTCCCCGAGCCCGAGCGTGCCGCGTTGAGAGAGGCGCTGGGGCGGATGCTGCGCGCCCTTGACGCTCCGGCTCCTCGCGATCCGCAGTCATCCGCGGACGCATTGGGATATCCCAGGCAACACACCTAGCCGCCGAAGTCACGGCCCGGTAACGTCGGGGTCATCGCGGCGATCCGGGCGGTCCCGGGCCTCAGTTCATACCTGCGGGCGTTGCGGGTTCGACTCCCGCCGTCGCGTCTACCTCGCAGTGACGGGCTCCGCTAGCCTGAGCGCATGACACGCGTCTGGCTGTCCGGATGGGAGTGGGAGTGCTGTGGCGATCCCTTCGCCGTCGGCGATTTGGTGGATTTCGGCATCCAGTCGCGTACCGTCGACGCATTCCTCATCGACGCCCTCGGAGTTGAGCTCGCAGCCACCGTGGACGCGGCGGAGTCACACCACGAAGAGGAGTACACCGATCACGTGCGCGGACGCGTCGCGGCGGTCCACGCCGTCACGCAGGATTCCATTCAACGCTGGTCGCTGCGGCGACCCGGACACGGGGCACCGCCGGATGCGGTCATGCCGCCGGACGGCGAGCAGTGGCCATTGAACGGACTGAGTCTCGGCAACGGTGTGTTCGTGGGGTCCCGACCGACCCGCTACATCTCCGAAAACGTCCCGGTCCCGAACTCGGCGGCGCTCGTCTCCGTCCGCGGTGTACGCCTCCCCGGCGAACGCGAAGACGATACGCCTGTCGATCGCACGGGCGACCCTCCGCCGGAGCGCCTCATCCGCACGCAGCCCGGATGGCTCGTCGATGTCGACGAACAGGCTGTCGCCGGGCAATAGACTGACCCGCACGGTCCCCGACGATCAGGAGCATCCATGTCCTTCCAGGCGTATCTCGACAAGGCAGAAGAGCAGACCGGTCTCACGCCGCGCCAGTTCATCGCGCTCGCGAAGGAGCAGGGGTTCGACGAGAACACGAAGTCGTCGGTCGTGCTCAACTGGCTCAAGCAGGAGCACGGCCTCGGGCACGGTCACGCGCAGGCGATGGTGCACGTGATCCTGAAGGGGCCCAAGATCAGCAGCAAGCACGTCGGCACCGGTGGCACGCACAGCGATGCCTCCGACACGCTGTGGCTCGATGGCAAGGCGAGCAACCCGAACGGCTAGCTCAGGTCGCGCACGCCGTCGTTGAGCTCGGCGGCATCCTTCGTCCAGAGGTCAAGGAAAGCCGGTGTCAGAACCGAGGCATCGAGCGCCTTCACGCGGAAGATGACGGATGCTGCGCGCAGCGGCGCTCCGGAGTCTCGGGCGGTCTTCGCGAAGCCGTGTGCGACGGCACGCGCCCACGCTTCCGCCGCGGCCTTGACCGCTGCATAGTTCGCGCCACCGGCGAGCGGACGCGCGACGGCCGTCGACGAGACGATCGCGAAGCGACCGGCATCCGATTCCTGCAGTGCCGCGTCGAAGGCGCGACTCGTCGCACGCACCGCCTCCAGCGAGGGGAGGAGCGCCGCAAAGTCGGCATCCGACTGTCCAGCCAATCCGCCGCCTCCGCGCCAGCCGCCGACAAGTGGCAGGACGCCGTCCACCTGGTCGAGGCGCTCAGCGAGCGACTGCATGTCCGAGAGCGACGTCCCATCCGCGACCTCGACCTGCGCACCGGCCGCCTGCAACGGTTCGAGGCGCTCGGCCGATCGGCCCGTCGCGACCACGCGTGCGCCGGCCGCGATCAGCGTCGTTGCAAGAGTGAGACCCGCGGCGCTCGTGGCACCGGCGAGGACGATGGTTCGTTCGCTGACAGTCATGATTCCCACCTTCGCGGATCGGAGCGGGTTCTGCGACCGCACACGGCGGGACACCCCGCACTGTGCGGCCGCAGAACCCTCGCGTCCCCAGCTGCTGCGTGCCGCGACGCGGCCGCAGCAGGTCTCTCAGTCGTCGCTGCCGCGAATGCCGGCGGTCGACTCGATGACCGGCTTCATCTTCTTGTCGAGTGCTTCGAAGAACATCGACAGAGGGAACTCGTCGTCGAGCACCGCATCCGTGTAGCCCTTCGGGGGCCCCGCGAGGACCTCGTCCGACAGGCCCCGCGCCCACACCGACGCGGGGTGCGGGGTCACCGTGGCGCGCACGAGGTCGTACGCCGCCAGCCAGTGAGCCGTCTTCGGGCGGTCGATCGAACGCCAGTACAGGTCGTCGATCGCCTCTCCCAGAGCGACGACCGCGTCGGGCACGCCGTCCCAGTCGAAGGCGAGGGCCGTGTCGGTCCAGTGCAGCACGCCGCGCTGGTGCAGCCAGGCGAAGAGCAGCTGTCCGCCGAGGCCGTCGTAGTTGCGCACGCGTGAGCCGGTGATCGCGAAGCGGAAGATGCGGTCGAAGATCACCGCGTACTGCACGAGTCCCGCGTGGTCGAGTGTCTCGCGCTCGATCTCCGTGAGGTCGTCGCGCGCGGCGAGCGCCCGCTCGATCTTCACCGATTCGCGGAACGCGGTCAGGTCGCAGCGCAGCTCCTCCAGAGAGTAGAGGAAGTACGGCATGCGCTGCTTGATCATGAACGGATCGAACGGCAGGTCGCCGCGCATGTGCGTGCGGTCGTGAATGATGTCCCACATCACGAACGTCTTCTCGGTCAGATCCTGATCGTCGAGCATCGCCGCGGCACGCTCGGGCAGGTCGAGCTTGGTGATCTCGGACGCCGCGCGCACGACCCGGCGGTACCGCGCCGCCTCCCGGTCCTGGAAGATCGCACCCCACGTGAACGTGGGAATCTCGCGCATGGCGACGGTCTCCGGAAAAAGTACGGCGGAGTTCGTGTCATATCCGGGCGTGAAATCGATCAGGCGCAGTGAGACGAAGAGCTTGTTGCCGTAGTCGCCGGCCTCAAGTTCCGCGATGAACTCCGGCCAGATGGCCTGCACGATGAGCGCCTCGACGAGCCGCTGGTTCGAGCCGTTCTGCGTGTACATCGGGAAGACCACGAGGTGGCGGATGCCATCGACGCGGTGCTGTTGCGGCTGAAATGCGACGAGCGAGTCGTAGAAGTCGGGAACGCCGAATCCTTCCGCCACCCAGCGATCGAAGTCGACGATGGATGCGTTCAGATAGGCGGAATCATGCGGAAAAGCGGGTGCCAGCGCGCGGATGCCCGCGGTGAGAGCGGCGACGAGTTCCGTCGCGGCCGGGTGCAGCGCAGCATCCGGGATCGACCCGTCTGCGCTCTGCAGGTCACGAAGGGCAACGGCGGCACTCTTGAGCTGCGCCCACGCGCTAGTGTTCTCGGCAGTGGACGCGTCTTCGACGACCTCGGGTTCGCCGATGACGGACGGTGCGACAACATTGTTCGCGGTGGTGGGGGACATCAGTGCCTCCGATCGTGAAGTCTGCAGGAAATATTCCTGCGGTTGACGTTTTCTATGGATAATCTTACGGCATGGTGGATTCTGTAGACCGGGCGATCCTCACCGAGATCTCCCGCGAGGGGCGTGCAACGCTCGCCCAGCTCGCCGACGCTGTCGGCCTGTCGATCTCCGCAGTGCAGTCACGGCTGCGACGGCTGGAGACCCGGGGCGTGATCTCCGGGTACCGGGCGATCCTCGACCCCGAGCAGGTGGGAACACCTCTCTCGGCCTTCATCGAGATCACCCCCCTCGACCCGGCCCAGCCCGACAACGCCCCCGAGCTCCTGCAGCACCTCGAAGCGATCGAGGCCTGCCACTCCATCGCCGGCGACGCCAGCTACATGCTGTTCGTGCGGGTCGCCTCGCCACGCGCTCTGGAAGAGCTCATCCGCGACATCCGCCTGGCAGCCTCCGTGAGCACCCGATCGACGGTCGTGCTGCAGACGTACTACGAGCACCGGCCGATCGTTCCGCTGGACGCGTAGGTTCGCGGTCTCCGCGCCAATAGGCTGGAGCGATACAGCGCACGGAGAGGAGCCGCATGATCACGGGCACCACGGCGAACGAGATCGCCGAGAGCGTCCGCCAGCAGATCGATGCCGGCATCCTTCATCCGGGCGACCCCCTGCCGCCGGTCCGCGCGCTCGCCGAACAGCTCAGCGTCAACCGCAACACGGTGTCCTCCGCGTACCTGGCGCTCGCGCGCGCCGGCGCCGTCATCAGCCGTGGGCGCGCAGGAACCATCGTCGCCGGAGCGCCCGTGCTCACGGAGGAGGAGGGCTTCGCGCCCGAGACGGTGCTGCGCGATCTCGGCAGCGGCAACCCCGATCCCGACCTCCTGCCCCTCCCTGTGCTCGCGGAGGTCGACCTGCGCACGCCCGCGCTCTACGGCGATGCCTTGATCGACGCGGATCTGCGTGAGTGGGCGACGGCGTGGATGCGGCAGGCGCAGCCCCGAGAGTTCGAGCTCACGGTCACGTCCGGCGCGGTGGACGCGATGGAGCGTCTGCTCGCGCAGTCGCTGACCCAGGGCGATGTGCTCGGCCTGGAAGACCCGTGCTTCCTCTCCAGCATCAACACGGTGAAGCTCGGGGGCTACCGGCCGATCGGCATCCCGCTCGACGACGAGGGCATGACCGTCGAGGGGCTTGCCGCGGCGCTCGACGCCGGCGCTCGAACGATCGTGTGCACACCGCGGGCGCACAACCCCACGGGGATCAGCCTGTCCGCGCGTCGTGCCGCGGCTCTGCGCGACCTGCTCGTGGGCGTGCCGCACGTGCTCATCATCGAGGACGACCACTACTCGCTGCTCGCGCGGACCCCGTATCACTCGATCATCCCGGAGGGGCATCCGCGCTGGGCGCTCGTGCGGTCGATGTCGAAGTTCCTCGGTCCGGACCTGCGCCTCGCGTTGCTCGCGAGCGACCCCGACACCGCGCAGCAGCTGCGCACTCGCCTGTCGCCCGGTACGACGTGGGTCAGCCGCATCCTGCAGCGGGTGGCCGTCGGGATGCTCGATCACGAGGCGACGGCCGACAATCTCGCCAAGGCGAGCGCGCACTATGCGGAGCGCAACGAGGCACTGCGGGTGCTGTTGCGAGAGCGCGGCATCGCTGAGCGCGGGGATGACGGTCTCAACGTGTGGGTCGAGTGCGGCACGGATGCGCGGGCCGTCTCGGAGTCCATGATGCGGCGCGGCTGGCTCGTCCGCACGGGAGGTGTGTTCCGCCTCGACGGTGACGAGTCCGCTCCCGAGCTGCGCATCACCGCGCACACCCTCGACGATGCCGAGATGCGCACCTTCGCCGACGACCTCGCGGCTTCGATCGCCGAAGCCCGCATCGCCGTCGCGAACCGGAGTCGGCGCTAGCCGCTCCTAGTGCCCTCACGCAACGGAGGAGTTCTCCCGGATCGGAGGAGGTCCTCGGCGTAGGACTCCTCCGATCAGGGAGTTCTCCTCCGCATACCCCGCCCCGCGCCCACACCCGCCCTCGCGCTGGCTTCTCCGCATCGGCGCCAGAACTAGGCTGGTGCCGTGGCATCCTCGAAGCGCTCCTCCCGTCCCTCGCCCGTCCGCCGTTCCGGCAACCCGGCGAAGAAGCCGATCATCGCGGCGGGCCCCGTGACCGTCGGCGACTGGATCGGCGCCGCGCGTCCTCGCACGCTGCCGCTCGCGATCGCCCCGGTGCTTATCGGCACGGGTGCCGCGATCGTCGCGACGGGAGTGTTCCACTGGGTCATCGCGCTGGCGTGCCTTGCCGTCTCGGTGCTGCTGCAGATCGGCGTGAACTTCACGAACGACTACAGCGACGGCATCCGAGGAACAGACGCGCACCGCGTCGGCCCTGCCCGCTTGACCGCTTCCGGTCGTGTGCCGGCGCGCACCGTGCTCGTCGTGGGGCTGTCGTTCTTCGCCCTGGCCGCACTCGCGGGCCTGGCGATCGTCATCCGCACGCAGCAATGGTGGATGCTGGCGGTCGGTGCCGTCGCGATCATCGCGGCGTGGTTCTACACCGGCGGCAAGCGCCCCTACGGCTATGCGGGTCTGGGGGAGCTCTTCGTCTTCGTCTTCTTCGGACTCGTCGCAACGCTCGGAACCACCTGGGTGCAGGCTTTCTCGCTGCCGCAGGAGTCGTGGGCGGGGGCGATCGCCGCGGGACTCTTCGCGTGCGCCGTGCTGCTCGCGAACAATCTGCGCGACATCGACCAGGATCGCGCCGCGGGCAAGCGCACGCTCACCGTGCGCATCGGAAAGCGTGCGACGCAGGTGCTGTTCACCGTGTTCGCGCTCGTGCCTTTCCTGATCGCCGCGTGGCTGGCACTGTTCTACCCGATCGCCTGGCTGTCGCTGCTCGTGCTTCTCGCGGTCATCCCCGCGGTCATCATCATCTGGACCGCGCGCACGGCGAAGGAGCTCATCCTCGTGCTCGCGCTCACTTCCGTCAGCTCTCTGCTCTATGCAGGGATGCTGTTCTGGGCGTTCGTCGGCTGAGGCCTACGCGGCAGGGTCTGCGCCGTCTTCCGCCTCTTCATCCGAGGCTTCGTCGCGCTGACGGTTCTGACGTCGGCGGTAGATCTCGGTGGAGGCGCCGGCGAGGGGCGCGCGCAGGAAGAGCAGCGAGATGCTGATGCCGATGAGCGCCGCGAAGAGCGCCGCCAGCCACCAGAACTCGCGGAAGATCGGGAAGAAGAACCAGAGGATCCCGAGCGGAACGAGGAAGGCGAGCAGCCGCAGCACGGAATACACAAGGAGGGGCGGAAGCTTCACCCCTCCAGTCTAGGTGGGCACATTAGCCCTCAGCTGTGCGTGGGACGGAGGGCGGATGCTGGGGGTTCGCCGCATCCGAGGTCGCGGCGCGGGAACCTGCCTAGACTGGGAAAATGGCACGTTTACTTGTCGTTGGCGGTTTCCTCGCGGCGATCTTCTGGATCTACAGCGTCGTGGACTGCGCGCTGCAGCCTGCCACACGCCACCGGGGCGTGTCGAAGGGCGTGTGGGTCGCGATCGTGCTCCTCATTCCCGTGCTCGGGGGCATTCTCTGGTTCGTCCTCGGCCGTTCGCGCCCGGGGCAGAGCCCGCGCGGTGACCTGTATGTGCCGCTCGACGACGACCCGACGCATCTGCGTCGCATCAGCGAGGCCGAACAGGACCGTCGCATCCGCCAGCTGGAGGAAGAGCTCGCTCGTCTGGACCAGGAGGGCGATGCGCCCGAGGCCGGAACAGGCACGGGCGAACGCTCGTGACGGCGACGGATGCTGCGACGCCGTCCATGTCCGCCGCAGTGGCGCTGTTCGCGGAACTCGTCGCGCAGGGCGTGGAGCACGTGGTGCTCTCACCGGGGTCGCGTTCGCAGGCGCTGGCGCTGACGGCGGTCGCGCTGGAGAAGCAGGGCCGCCTGCGGGTGCACGTGCGCATCGACGAGCGGGTGGCGGGATTCACCGCTCTCGGCCTTGCGCGCGAGACGGGAAGACCCGCGGTGGTCATCTGCACGTCGGGCACCGCGGCCGCGAACCTGCTGCCCGCCGCCATGGAGGCCTTCCACGCCGGGGTGCCGCTGCTTCTGCTCACGGCGGATCGCCCGCCCGAACTGCGGGGGATCGGTGCCAACCAGGCGACGATCCAGCCCGGCATGTTCGCCGCGTGGGTGCGGTACGAGCTCGATGCCCCTGTCCTCGGTGAGGGAGGCTTCGAGGTCTTCTCCCGCATCGCCGCACACGCCGTCGCGGCGTCGCTCGGCGCGTCGGGTATCGAGGTCGATGGGCTCTCCGGCGTCGCCGGCCCCGTGCACCTGAACCTTCCGTTCCGGGAGCCGCTGTCGGGAGCTGTCGTCACGACGTCCATCCCGGATGCCCCGCCCCCCGCGGCCGTCGAGCCCGAGGCGTTCCTCCTTACGCGCGGTCCGCGCACCGTCGTCATCGCGGGTGCAGACGCCGGCCCGGACGCGGAAGAGATCGCGCATCAGGGCGGTTGGCCGCTGATCGCCGAGGTCGTCAGCGGGGCGCGCTTCGGTCGCCACCTCGTGCACGGCTATCGTGCCCTGCTGCGAGAGCCTGTCCTGGGCGGACGCATCGAGCGGGTCGTCGTGCTGGGGCATCCCACGCTCAGCCGTGAGGTCCCCGCGCTCCTGCGCCGCACCGATGTCGAGGTCATCGCCGTCCGCTGCGGTGGTGAGGCGCTCGACTTCAACGGCGCCACGCGCGCTGTCGACGCCGTCACGGTTGAAGCCGGAGCATCCGATCGGGAATGGCTGGGGGAGTGGATGCGGGCATCCGCCGCGTCCGCCGTCGACCTGGACGCCCCGGCGCGCGACGTCGAGGGGCTGTCCTCGTTCGACCGCGCGGAACGGCTCAGCGCCGTGAAGGCAGAGCTCCAGGCCGTGCGGCGTCCCCTCGATCGTGAACTCCTCGTCGACTCGCTCTGGCGGGCCACGTGGCCGCACGACCGCCTGGTGTTCGGATCCTCGCGCCTCGTTCGTGTCGCCGATGCCGTGCTCGGCGGCAAGCGGGTGCCCGTGCACGCGAACAGGGGCCTGGCCGGGATCGACGGCACGGTCGCGACCGCGACCGGCATTGCGATCGCAAGCCAGGCCGCGGGTGGTGCGGGCGTCACGCGCGTGCTCCTCGGCGACCTCGCGTTCCTGCACGACGTGGGTGCGCTGCTGCTTCCGCCAGATGAGGCAGAACCCCGCCTGCAGGTCGTCGTCGGCAACGATGGTGGCGGAACGATCTTCGACGGACTCGAAGTCGCGGCGACCGCCGACCGCGACGACCTCGATCGTGCCTTCTACACGCCGCACACCGCCCGGCTCGAGCATCTCGCGCTGGCCTACGGGTGGGAGTATCAGCGCGTCACGACCCGATCGGCACTCGACCAGGCGCTCACCTCTCCGGTCGGAGGGCGCCAGCTGATCGAGGTCCCGCTCGCACGGTAGGCATTCCCCACAGGGCTGCACTGCGGCAGGATGTTCGCATGAGCACAGACCACTCCGGTTGGAAGGCCGCCGCATCCGAGGTTCTCCGCGTGGGGCCGGACTTCCGTCTCGGCGCGGTCGACCCAGAGACGACTCCGGGCTATGAGGGCGGCAAGGCCCGCGGGGCCGCGGATCTCGCGGGAGGGATCGGCCAGCTCAGCGAACTGCAGGAACGTCTCTTCGCCGAGAGCCGCGTCGGCGTGGCGAAGGACTCCGTGCTTCTCGTGCTCCAGGCGATGGACTCCGCAGGCAAGGGCGGCATCGTCCGTCACGTCGTCGGGGG
The DNA window shown above is from Microbacterium keratanolyticum and carries:
- the menD gene encoding 2-succinyl-5-enolpyruvyl-6-hydroxy-3-cyclohexene-1-carboxylic-acid synthase, whose protein sequence is MSAAVALFAELVAQGVEHVVLSPGSRSQALALTAVALEKQGRLRVHVRIDERVAGFTALGLARETGRPAVVICTSGTAAANLLPAAMEAFHAGVPLLLLTADRPPELRGIGANQATIQPGMFAAWVRYELDAPVLGEGGFEVFSRIAAHAVAASLGASGIEVDGLSGVAGPVHLNLPFREPLSGAVVTTSIPDAPPPAAVEPEAFLLTRGPRTVVIAGADAGPDAEEIAHQGGWPLIAEVVSGARFGRHLVHGYRALLREPVLGGRIERVVVLGHPTLSREVPALLRRTDVEVIAVRCGGEALDFNGATRAVDAVTVEAGASDREWLGEWMRASAASAVDLDAPARDVEGLSSFDRAERLSAVKAELQAVRRPLDRELLVDSLWRATWPHDRLVFGSSRLVRVADAVLGGKRVPVHANRGLAGIDGTVATATGIAIASQAAGGAGVTRVLLGDLAFLHDVGALLLPPDEAEPRLQVVVGNDGGGTIFDGLEVAATADRDDLDRAFYTPHTARLEHLALAYGWEYQRVTTRSALDQALTSPVGGRQLIEVPLAR
- a CDS encoding DUF4229 domain-containing protein, whose amino-acid sequence is MKLPPLLVYSVLRLLAFLVPLGILWFFFPIFREFWWLAALFAALIGISISLLFLRAPLAGASTEIYRRRQNRQRDEASDEEAEDGADPAA
- a CDS encoding PLD nuclease N-terminal domain-containing protein, giving the protein MARLLVVGGFLAAIFWIYSVVDCALQPATRHRGVSKGVWVAIVLLIPVLGGILWFVLGRSRPGQSPRGDLYVPLDDDPTHLRRISEAEQDRRIRQLEEELARLDQEGDAPEAGTGTGERS
- a CDS encoding 1,4-dihydroxy-2-naphthoate polyprenyltransferase produces the protein MASSKRSSRPSPVRRSGNPAKKPIIAAGPVTVGDWIGAARPRTLPLAIAPVLIGTGAAIVATGVFHWVIALACLAVSVLLQIGVNFTNDYSDGIRGTDAHRVGPARLTASGRVPARTVLVVGLSFFALAALAGLAIVIRTQQWWMLAVGAVAIIAAWFYTGGKRPYGYAGLGELFVFVFFGLVATLGTTWVQAFSLPQESWAGAIAAGLFACAVLLANNLRDIDQDRAAGKRTLTVRIGKRATQVLFTVFALVPFLIAAWLALFYPIAWLSLLVLLAVIPAVIIIWTARTAKELILVLALTSVSSLLYAGMLFWAFVG